The following proteins are co-located in the Salvelinus namaycush isolate Seneca chromosome 31, SaNama_1.0, whole genome shotgun sequence genome:
- the LOC120026475 gene encoding E3 ubiquitin-protein ligase RNF34-like isoform X1: MYKAGASSMWASCCGLLNEVMGTGTVRGQQPGFGAGAGPFRFAPSAGYSTYPPTSSGSAGQLCKACGLAFSVFRRKHICSDCKKSFCALCSVLQENLRCCTTCHLLRGTAFQRPQLMALRVKDLRQYLLLRNIPTDTCREKEDLVDLVLCHLEAGENTSTQGAVEEEEEEDTDSLHSLPHSLHASPPSATRRSASEQSALSASQGDAPLSRSDSSGTAQSQQHGEAPTIPLLHLEPAREPTIEVSPVTQRRMRASLSDLDNEGDIESLSVRQLKEILARNFVNYSGCCEKWELIERVHRLYRENEQNRKSMENVSNINSMTADSMKAQLASDDHLCRICMDAVIDCVLLECGHMVTCTKCGMRMSECPICRQYVVRAVHVFKS, from the exons GCAGGAGCATCGTCCATGTGGGCATCATGCTGCGGGCTGCTGAACGAGGTGATGGGCACAGGGACGGTGCGCGGGCAGCAGCCAGGGTTCGGGGCCGGGGCGGGGCCCTTCCGCTTTGCCCCCAGCGCCGGGTACTCCACCTACCCCCCCACCAGCTCAGGGAGCGCAGGTCAGCTCTGCAAGGCCTGTGGACTGGCCTTCTCTGTCTTCAGGCGCAAG caCATATGCTCGGACTGTAAGAAGAGTTTCTGTGCCCTGTGCTCGGTGCTGCAGGAGAACCTCCGCTGCTGCACCACCTGTCACCTCCTGCGTGGCACGGCCTTCCAGAGACCACAGCTCATGGCGCTGCGCGTTAAAGACCTGCGCCAGTACCTGCTGCTGCGCAACATCCCTACAGACACCTGCAGGGAGAAGGAGGACCTGGTGGACCTGGTGCTCTGCCACCTGGAAGCAGGGGAAAACACCTCCACACAAGGagctgtagaggaggaggaggaggaggacacagACAGCCTGCActccctcccccactccctcCACGCCTCGCCCCCCTCAGCCACACGACGCTCCGCCTCGGAGCAGTCGGCGCTCTCTGCCTCCCAGGGAGACGCTCCTCTCAGCCGGAGTGACAGCTCAGGGACCGCTCAGAGCCAG CAGCATGGGGAAGCTCCAACCATCCCTCTCCTGCACCTGGAACCTGCCAGGGAACCTACCATAGAG GTCAGTCCAGTGACGCAGAGGAGGATGCGGGCCTCTTTATCTGACCTGGATAATGAGGGGGACATTGAGAGCCTGTCTGTTCGGCAGCTCAAAGAGATTCTGGCACGTAACTTTGTCAACTACTCTGGCTGCTGTGAGAAGTGGGAGCTAATAGAGCGGGTACATCGGCTCTACAGGGAGAACGAGCAGAACAGGAAGTCCA TGGAAAATGTCAGTAACATCAACAGCATGACCGCAG ACAGTATGAAGGCTCAGCTGGCCTCTGATGATCACCTGTGTCGCATCTGCATGGACGCTGTGATCGACTGTGTGCTGCTGGAGTGCGGCCACATGGTCACCTGTACCAAATGTGGGATGAGGATGAGCGAATGCCCCATCTGCAGGCAGTACGTGGTGCGGGCCGTGCACGTCTTCAAGTCTTAA
- the LOC120026475 gene encoding E3 ubiquitin-protein ligase RNF34-like isoform X2: protein MYKAGASSMWASCCGLLNEVMGTGTVRGQQPGFGAGAGPFRFAPSAGYSTYPPTSSGSAGQLCKACGLAFSVFRRKHICSDCKKSFCALCSVLQENLRCCTTCHLLRGTAFQRPQLMALRVKDLRQYLLLRNIPTDTCREKEDLVDLVLCHLEAGENTSTQGAVEEEEEEDTDSLHSLPHSLHASPPSATRRSASEQSALSASQGDAPLSRSDSSGTAQSQHGEAPTIPLLHLEPAREPTIEVSPVTQRRMRASLSDLDNEGDIESLSVRQLKEILARNFVNYSGCCEKWELIERVHRLYRENEQNRKSMENVSNINSMTADSMKAQLASDDHLCRICMDAVIDCVLLECGHMVTCTKCGMRMSECPICRQYVVRAVHVFKS from the exons GCAGGAGCATCGTCCATGTGGGCATCATGCTGCGGGCTGCTGAACGAGGTGATGGGCACAGGGACGGTGCGCGGGCAGCAGCCAGGGTTCGGGGCCGGGGCGGGGCCCTTCCGCTTTGCCCCCAGCGCCGGGTACTCCACCTACCCCCCCACCAGCTCAGGGAGCGCAGGTCAGCTCTGCAAGGCCTGTGGACTGGCCTTCTCTGTCTTCAGGCGCAAG caCATATGCTCGGACTGTAAGAAGAGTTTCTGTGCCCTGTGCTCGGTGCTGCAGGAGAACCTCCGCTGCTGCACCACCTGTCACCTCCTGCGTGGCACGGCCTTCCAGAGACCACAGCTCATGGCGCTGCGCGTTAAAGACCTGCGCCAGTACCTGCTGCTGCGCAACATCCCTACAGACACCTGCAGGGAGAAGGAGGACCTGGTGGACCTGGTGCTCTGCCACCTGGAAGCAGGGGAAAACACCTCCACACAAGGagctgtagaggaggaggaggaggaggacacagACAGCCTGCActccctcccccactccctcCACGCCTCGCCCCCCTCAGCCACACGACGCTCCGCCTCGGAGCAGTCGGCGCTCTCTGCCTCCCAGGGAGACGCTCCTCTCAGCCGGAGTGACAGCTCAGGGACCGCTCAGAGCCAG CATGGGGAAGCTCCAACCATCCCTCTCCTGCACCTGGAACCTGCCAGGGAACCTACCATAGAG GTCAGTCCAGTGACGCAGAGGAGGATGCGGGCCTCTTTATCTGACCTGGATAATGAGGGGGACATTGAGAGCCTGTCTGTTCGGCAGCTCAAAGAGATTCTGGCACGTAACTTTGTCAACTACTCTGGCTGCTGTGAGAAGTGGGAGCTAATAGAGCGGGTACATCGGCTCTACAGGGAGAACGAGCAGAACAGGAAGTCCA TGGAAAATGTCAGTAACATCAACAGCATGACCGCAG ACAGTATGAAGGCTCAGCTGGCCTCTGATGATCACCTGTGTCGCATCTGCATGGACGCTGTGATCGACTGTGTGCTGCTGGAGTGCGGCCACATGGTCACCTGTACCAAATGTGGGATGAGGATGAGCGAATGCCCCATCTGCAGGCAGTACGTGGTGCGGGCCGTGCACGTCTTCAAGTCTTAA